One genomic window of Glycine soja cultivar W05 chromosome 9, ASM419377v2, whole genome shotgun sequence includes the following:
- the LOC114367470 gene encoding soyasapogenol B glucuronide galactosyltransferase-like: MKTDLHANQLNLIFLPYLSPGHLNPMVDTARLFARHGASVTIITTPANALTFQKAIDSDFNCGYHIRTQVVPFPSAQLGLPDGAENLKDGTSLEILGKIMYGISMLQGQIEPLFQDLQPDCLVTDVLYPWTVESAAKLGIPRLYFYSASYFASCATYFIRKHKPHERLVSDTQKFSIPGLPHNIEMTTLQLEEWERTKNEFSDLMNAVYESESRSYGTLCNSFHEFEGEYELLYQSTKGVKSWSVGPVCASANTSGEEKVYRGQKEEHAQESEWLKWLNSKQNESVLYVNFGSLTRLSLAQIVEIAHGLENSGHSFIWVVRIKDENENGDNFLQEFEQKIKESKKGYIIWNWAPQLLILDHPAIGGIVTHCGWNSILESVSAGLPMITWPMFAEQFYNEKLLVDVLKIGVPVGSKENKFWTTLGEVPVVGREEIAKAVVQLMGKEESTEMRRRARKLGDASKKTIEEGGSSYNNLMQLLDELKSLKASKAIEKET; encoded by the coding sequence ATGAAGACAGATTTGCATGCCAACcaactcaatttaatttttctaccaTATCTATCTCCTGGCCATTTGAACCCCATGGTAGATACAGCAAGGCTTTTTGCCAGGCATGGTGCTAGTGTTACCATTATCACTACCCCTGCTAATGCTTTGACATTCCAAAAAGCCATAGACAGTGACTTCAATTGTGGATACCACATTAGAACTCAAGTGGTTCCATTCCCTTCAGCCCAGCTTGGCCTCCCTGATGGGGCTGAAAACCTCAAAGATGGCACTTCCCTAGAAATACTTGGTAAAATCATGTATGGAATATCCATGCTCCAAGGTCAAATTGAGCCTCTATTTCAGGATCTTCAACCAGATTGCCTTGTAACCGATGTGCTTTATCCTTGGACAGTGGAGTCAGCTGCAAAACTAGGCATCCCAAGGCTTTACTTTTACAGCGCAAGCTACTTCGCAAGCTGCGCCACATATTTTATCCGAAAGCATAAGCCTCATGAGAGGTTAGTTTCTGATACGCAGAAGTTTTCAATTCCTGGCCTTCCACATAATATTGAGATGACCACCCTGCAGCTCGAAGAATGGGAAAGGACTAAGAATGAATTCTCAGATTTGATGAATGCAGTATATGAATCGGAGAGCAGAAGCTATGGAACACTGTGCAACAGTTTTCATGAATTTGAAGGTGAGTATGAGCTTCTTTATCAGAGCACCAAGGGGGTCAAGTCTTGGAGTGTAGGACCAGTTTGTGCCTCGGCTAACACAAGTGGTGAAGAAAAGGTCTATAGGGGACAAAAGGAGGAGCATGCACAAGAGTCAGAGTGGCTAAAGTGGCTTAACTCCAAGCAGAATGAGTCAGTACTTTATGTAAATTTTGGAAGCCTCACCAGGCTCTCTCTTGCTCAGATTGTTGAAATTGCTCACGGACTAGAAAATTCTGGTCATAGTTTCATCTGGGTTGTACGAATAAaggatgaaaatgagaatggagacaattttcttcaagaatttgaGCAGAAGATTAAAGAAAGCAAGAAGGGTTATATCATATGGAACTGGGCACCACAACTTCTCATATTGGACCACCCTGCCATAGGGGGAATTGTCACTCACTGTGGTTGGAATTCCATTCTTGAAAGTGTGAGTGCTGGATTGCCAATGATCACATGGCCAATGTTTGCAGAACAATTCTACAATGAGAAGTTGCTAGTTGATGTATTGAAGATTGGAGTCCCAGtgggatcgaaagaaaacaagttCTGGACAACTCTGGGCGAGGTTCCAGTGGTGGGAAGGGAAGAGATTGCAAAGGCTGTGGTACAGTTGATGGGAAAAGAAGAGAGCACAGAAATGAGGAGGAGAGCAAGAAAACTTGGAGATGCTTCCAAGAAGACTATAGAGGAGGGTGGATCATCTTACAACAACTTGATGCAGTTGTTAGATGAACTAAAGTCATTGAAGGCATCTAAGGCAATTGAGAaagaaacttga